The DNA sequence TGTAGTTCGAGCttattattagtttaattaagtcaatttgtttgaaaaacaattttggtcaaattctgatCTAACTTgtaaaaatagttatattacagttttgatatttttctcacatgtttcatttatttgtgttcTGGATGAAATTGACCATGACCGTAAAAGCCTAAATCCATATTTTTCTGTAAATTTGTATATTTCCCACTTaatcattgattttttttattatgaataaactaaattattcTGGTTTCCAAACATAATTTTCctacaaattcaaatcaataggacaattgagaaaatgtaaaaatcattatataaaatagataCTTTTAAAGTGGTTGGATTGatcaaaatttgactaaagTTCGTTATCTTAATGACAACGtgcccttttttttattatttgaacatgaatgtcattttgaaaaaaaataaactaacataACTTATATGCTGTAAAAACAATCCCACGTagtatctaattttattttcttgattccGATTTTATGATTGTTTACATATGTTTAAACATTTGATTTCAGGTGAAGAGTGAGGAATTAGTAAGTGCAGATTATGAAGGAAATGATGGATGGGGAGACGATAATCCATCAGTTTTTATATTGTCCATAAGCAGAGGATTGCAAGGTGAATATCAGATCACTAATGGCTATGGCCCTCTCCTCGCTCCACCAGTTATGAAGGTAAccaatatactccctccgtttccaAACAAGTCTTCTTTTTATCACTTTAATTAATCTCTTAAATTTAGTcgtatttctattttctactATAAAGTCTTCTCTTTTACGAGATGAGCCTTATTCTCTGCTAACAAATAGTACTCCAATTCTTTTCATCTATCTCTGTCCTCTTTCaccaatttcacattaaaatttttgttgttcCGAAGtctattttaaaactaatattgaAACAATTCAGGAACACTGGAGCACATATATAGTAGAAGatgatttcaaattcataaaagaGAATGGATTGAACGCAGTGAGAATCCCAGTAGGTTGGTGGATTGCTAGTGACCCCAATCCACCAAAGCCCTACGTTGGGGGTTCATTGCAAGCTCTTGACCATGCCTTCTCCTGGGCTGAGTAAGCAATACATTCAAATACATGCTCCAAATTAAACATAGCATTAATCTACGAATTCGATCCTTGTAGAAAATACGGAATCAAGGTGATAATCGATCTTCATGCTGCACCGGGCTCCCAGAACGGTTGGGAGCACAGTGCCTCTAGAGATGGATCACAGGAATGGGGACAAACGGACGAAAACATCCAACAAACCGTCGATGTCATTGACTTTCTAACTGCGCGGTAAAAcacatctttatttttatttcagttcGATGAGAGAGTTGGaagcaatatatatatataagtgttgTACAACCCCAGTTAGTTTGAGAACAGTATTAAACTAATGTGCAGTCGACTATCCTAACAGAAGTGCCTCTTGAATAGGTATGCAAAGAGCCCGAGCCTATTCGCAGTGGAGCTGCTCAACGAGCCTCTTTCGCCGGGAGTGTCACTGGACAGACTCACCAAGTACTACAGAGCTGGTCTGGAAGCTGTACGGCGCCATTCGCAGACGGCCTACGTCATACTGTCCAACAGATTAGGACCTCACGAACCTCTAGAACTCTTGGATTTTGCTAAAGGATTTACGAAAGTTGCCATCGACGTGCATCACTACAATCTCTTCAGCCCGATATTCGACAACCTAAGTGTTCAACAGAACATCGATTATGTCAACATTAATCGGACCGAACAGTTGAGCCACATCACTGTTCCAAACGGTCCTCTCATTTTCGTcggtatgtttttttttctttgtagaCAAGAggtattgaaaattttctttttaacatCGACTAATTAGTGATCCTGACTCAGGGGAATGGACGGTGGCGTGGCAAGTTGAGGATGCAAGCAAGGAGGATTACGAGAGGTATGCGTCGGCGCAGCTGAGGGTGTTCGGGCAGCAACGGTTTGGGTGGGCTTATTGGACTCTAAAAAATGTGCAAGACCATTGGAGTTTGGAGTGGGTGATTAAGAATGGTATTATTAAGCTTTGATATTCACATTTAGATTTTGAAACCTCACtctttatctaaatccaatgAATAAATGGAATTCCTTCCTGTAATATTGGTGCAACAAATCGCATCATAACAATTTCcctaatattatatatactttgcTTTTGCATATCAGAACAGAGTATACtcatagataaaatatttctcATTAATTTTTCGAGGAACAAGCTTTTAGGATAGAAGAATGTTGGGCACAAGCTAGTCGAATGTGATCAATTGAAACACCAAGAACAATTAACAAGACAAATTTCAGCTAAAACTCTTGTCGAGACTCTTGTGTATTAACATTTGATAATTGATGAACTAAACTTAAAAGCAAGGAAATTGACATAAGCCATTATGCCTCAATCCTATAAAAATGGTGGATCCAAATTTTGATTCTGGATGTACAACAAATAATACAAACAATTAGAGCGACTTAAAGCTTCTAAATTTGATCAATCGTTTATCTCTTCGTTGTTCtgttttttgaattataatcaAGTTTTGACGTTATTAGTTGTGTTGCGACAGATTAGAAGGTTCGTGATTGAGTACGAAGAACTTCACGTGAAAAAAGCACAAGCAATCGTTGTTTTTTGGAGAATCAAttcggtaaccctaaaccgcAGAATTCATGATTTAGGTTTTGTACtctttaagcatgaattatttgcattcCTCCTGAATCTCAGGCCGTTGCATCATACTGGCATGAGCATGCATGGGATGAGGATATGTTGCATGACTTGTCTTTCAGGTTTGGTGTACCTCTCGACACTATCAACCAGATCAGAGCTACGCCGATTGAGTTGGGGGCGAAGAATGTGAGGCGCTGGAGTCTGACTAGCCATGGCGAGTTCTCTGTGACCTCAGCCTGGGAGAGCATCCGGACGAGACTACTGAAGTATGAGATTTGGGGACTGATTTGGAACGAGGGGATGACCCCCACCATCtcgatttttatttggagGTTGTTGTATGGTAGGCTGTCGGTGGATGAGAAGTTGCAGCATCGGGGTATTGAGTTAGCGTCTAGGTGTCAGTGTTTCCAGTCCCCTTCTTTTGAGTCTTTTAGTCATGTCTTTCTTTCGAGTTAGTCGACGGTTTCTGTGTGGGAGTATTTCGATGCCTGGTTCCCTTCCTCGCACACACCGATTCACACGCGCACTGATTTTGCACTTAGACTAGGTCACTGGCGGATGTCCTCTTTTTCTAGGTCTCCCGCCAtgcatattagttttattgttCCATGTTTGATCGTTTGGTTTCTTTGGACGGAGAGGAACGTCTGCAAGCACTGTGGTCGTCCTTTCCGTCATTCTCATGTTATTTGACAGGTTACTCATCACCTgctgataaggctcgtttcatgcattggtttagggttaaaattctgtgcatttggggcgctaatgtgcgtttatgagttcaggtgcgtagtaaatctgctGGGCCTAGGAGTTGttgttacctgacctggcagatgcaaaagagatgaaattgaagcaaaaatcagaagtcgtcgttcggacctgggagaatcaaaagttggcgacacgagcagaatggagcgagagcagattattttaaagagtcttactcaagggcaagagcgtcaaatcaccagagggataccctagggatcaaaacctcacatatataaagagctcaaccttgaagaacaagacatcCGTTATCAGCACTTCTACACTTTCCTAGCTCTAGCTTTCGTTCCATGCTttagttccacacttcaaatttctcatttcgtctgctgcgcacttggacatggaggattctggccaccgtggttctcatcatcatcgttattttgctgtgtaacaccgccttgtgaaggcgaagaaacaatcttacttgctttcgtttagtactttgtggtttttaagttcgcaactctagtttctgactttgatctactggattcagACTTATTTCgagttattatggaagtttatgtttgcttttgttgGATCTCGCTGAGTTgatctttatttcttgcttttagctttcgttcttgtttattattggatgtttggagctgaaatatgttggtttgttgatggAGGCTGGGGATTTGCGTatggagatgtttggatttgttgaatcgtggtgtttttgagttggagtttcgcGTATTTGGTGTTTGCtgtttacgttgtgcatgatCATGGctgtttactttctgtttctgcatcctttaggtccagtagcgtagatctgttagtttaggctttaatttcttgttttagTCTAGATCTAAAGTTTGCTCTGCTTACATGGTGTTCAATACGctgttttatctgctattctcgtttgaatcccgagaagatgaagttgttggtagttagaaccagatctgctttatgtcagtactttatgtcagtacttttcagcatgtactttgctttttctgCATGTCCCCTAGACCTGTCAGTACGATCGCTttgtctttttacttttctcgcatgcttttccagaccctggtagtttaaggaaatttgtctttacttttcgctttatgcttgtctgtccaaattaggaaagtctgtctagttaagtttactccagttgtcttagaaatttaaaatatctcagtttctctaagtcatgtatgttccgtacATTCTCagttcttagacccagtaggtagagtaaagtttttcttatctctcagacccagtagttttaagttctcgacctacaaaattgcgtggcagcagccaaccccctttcccaaaacatcctcaaatgcggtttcgtaacaccttcgtcctcgtgggatcgatcctttacttccctgtgctaagttgtagtatagtgggttgaggtttttgaaggaatagagtgcacccaacgacccctttctgatagtttcatgatcttccagcctctgaagtctagttgaatcctctggacctgttagatcgagtaAATTAATACCGCACTTGCACGTCTACTCTAGTCCTGTCACCTGCATACGTTCGTGTTGGCTGGCAATATCACCCCGATTCACTGGAGGGGTTGCTCGACGTCGGTGGATTTCATGCCCTCTTCTCCTAGACAGCGTGTTTTGTGTTCACTCATGGTCCTATGGCATCCACCCGATACCCCTTGGGTGAAGCTGAATACAGATGGTGCCTTCTCTTCGGCGACATTGGAGGCGGGAGAGGGAGGACTTGTTCGTGGTACTGATGGAGGTCTTTTGTGGGCCTTCTGCTCTCCAGTGGATGCATCGTCAAGCTTTGAGGCGGAGCTTATGGCTCTTATTCGAGGCTTGGAGATGGCCATGGAGTTTTCTACACACATCTGGATAGAGATTGACTCAGCGGCTCTGGTTAAATTACTTTCAACTGGACAGCCTGGTTCTGCGGATTTTAGACATCATATGGCTCTGATCCGTAGGATGACTTCTCAGCGGCAGGTTCGATTCTCACACATCTACAGAGAAGGAAACCGTGCTGCCGATTTTCTTGCAGGTAGGGGGATTTAGACCCCTACTATGACATATTATGATTCAGTCTCTGCGCCTCGATACTTGAAGGCCCTGGTTAGGATGGACCAGCTGGGTTATCCTAACTTCCGTTTCCGTCGCCGAGATGTGGATTGATTTTGACTTTATGATTGCtctatttagtttatttcttcCTTTTGTTCATCTTTATGACTTGTGGGAACCTCAGTTTATTTCTCTTCATGTTCTTGTTTCCGACTCTAGTCACTTTTGGGCTAGGATCATGTTTTGGAacgttatattttgatttattcacGGGTTGGGGGTCTGCCTAAATCCCCGCCCATTATAGGTgcttttgattaaaaaaaaacatgtgaaTTAATTGTTATCATATTCGGTCAAACAGAtcatttgtttgatttatttgtttatgcaatTCTTCCgctagtatatataaaaaaaagttttcacTTTTCCAAATATTATCGTTTATTACAGTTTTTCTCccatttttagaatttaaatttgaaattttaaatatttagaattttaagttgcgtaagtttcaattttagaaatttgtaATGTCACTTTCGGATGTTTTAATGATGTTTtaatagggatgtattcaaatccttttcatatcttttgtcctttttccttcttaatcgtagccccacgattttgtcatctgacggttagattaatgccacgtgtcatttaataatgcatattttcattctaataatgcacaacggctaataatgcaacattatagactaataatgcacattttcattctaataatgcacaacggctaataatgcaacattatagactaataatgcattgatcacaaccatccaattcaaggatccaagggctgagattaagaaggaaataggacacttagggtgcaaaggagcctaacgcacccctgttttaatattaataaaatatttttattaattatatttttaaattggaGAATATAATAGTGCAATCCATTTATATTTAAGgaaagaaatatattattgtaggtgttgtctcttactccctctgtccgacATTAGAAGTTCCATTTGTGGGCGAcacggcacgagttttaagaaatgttaaaaaaaagtgggtggaaaacaattagtgaaatagaggtctcacttgtatatattagttttaaatgaaatgtgagtagaatgagttagtgaaaagtgagactctattaccatttatgataaaagtgaacgggactcttattcgcggatggacgaaaatggaaaaacatgactcctattcgcggacggagagagtatttgtTTATGTACTATGATCTAAGACCAATGACGGACCCAGGCAGGGTCGAGTGGGGTTAGCTGACCCCACCGTCGGTCCGTGAGTGCCGCCGGGAAGCTTTGTAATTTGCCGCCGACCCATGGCAGCTCCACCTCCCGAGTCCCGACCCCACGACAACTTCGTCTTCATAGaacattagagagaaattgaggGGAGAGGATAAAAATACAGAGAAACATTGTTATGgattagaaaatttaaatggaGAGgaaatttagtactcccttcgtcctaataaatatgcaacatttggtttccggaatgagattttatgcagtgttgttttgtaagttaatgaagagaaagtaaagtaaaagagaataaaatatagagatagaattgtttccattttaggaaacgttgcATTTTGATTGAGACAATCCAAATAagaaaacgttttatttttaatgggacagagggagtactaattaagaAGAATGAATTTAAGGAGACTGGAGGAGAGCTCCGTTGAAAGCTGTAGACTAGTTTTGGGAGAAGATCGAGGCGTCGTTTTAGTAAATCTAGGGATATTTCTTTTATagaagatttttattttgattccttcgcttaagtattttttatgcaataaacttattactccctccgtcccgactaagatgacacattgcttagccggcacgggattttatgagttattggttaaagtgtttaattggagagagagaagatgggtataagtattaaagtagaaagataaagaaagatggatattttaataggagtgagaaaaaatggttgagtgtattaattggagagagaaagttaccaaaaaaggaaatgtgtcatcttagttgggacaaactaaaaaggaaaacgtgtcatcttaagcgggacggagggagtactatagtactcctatttacCATGCGGCTGATTATTTTGtgcaattaaattagtttacTAGATCCTATAAATGTGTTGGGAgtgtaataaaatataatatctaaatattgtacaaactctaaACTATTATCATGAtcattagaaaatgtcaacagataataaaatagtagcaatataaaatatcaatatagtgtcaacggttgatgttgtgttgatattgtgttcacactattgacattttttgttgttgctactattttgtcatctgttgatatttattAACGgttcagatcatagtttggagtttatacaatatatgaatttgcattttatcgcTACCCAAATgtgttaaatattaaaaaatgttaattaccctgattaattaattcgatttaatttaattttttgttttattttcgattgttgttgaaattaacaataaaatttgtaataacAAATACTAGGAGTAATATTAAATGATACTCATATACTAAAGAAATTAACAAAAGGTTActgcaaaaatgataaaaataactactccatttaaaaattatatataaattaaataataattattttaatattatataatattaaattttttgttcaaGCCAATAAGCTCTAGTTTCTGGATCCGTTATGGTCTAAAACTACCTTTATCAGCAATTAGGTGTCTTGCCATGTCATATtggtaatttataaaataataaaatgatggtCGGCTTCTATCTTCCACCAATGGTCTCCAAAAGGCAGACCCCCGAGTCGGCGACCCATTGTCTCACATCTCATTTACTACGTCAatcaataattgataaatactattttatttaaacttaactactttttatatattacattaaaaaattataattatagtatcaaaattcataattttttattctctataaatagaaatcaCATTTACTATAGTTttgcacaaaaaaaatttcatcttttCCTTCGTATAATCTTTCtttttgatataatttctaatttttatttaaatatcttgTAATTTAGCTTTTTGATTGTTCcgttttcataaattttagcTTAAtcatttattgtgttttttataaaatttatggtGCAATATCTCATAAAAAATTGGGCATTTCTATAAAGTTATCatgtatatatcaatttatttacaacttaccACTATTGTCCACCATTACAACCctttaaacactaataataataatttgtgtttcactatccactaacccTATTGTAACTATCTTTCTCATCATCTGTCTTACTAGactaattgtgcattaattccTGTGAAATTTCAAGtgcctatatttttatgagacggagaaaatatactaatattattgttaaaaaatatataaaattaagtatataatgATGTGGTTGGGTAGTCATTgataaataataagaaaatattattactgtattaaattggatgaatattaataatgtggaaaagatagaaaataattaaatattggaAAAGTCACTAATTGGATTAGGTTGAGTAATTACAAACAAACATGGTCtaagagtgtccacaataGTACGGTCGCGGCGGACTATAGCTGGACGGGAG is a window from the Salvia hispanica cultivar TCC Black 2014 chromosome 1, UniMelb_Shisp_WGS_1.0, whole genome shotgun sequence genome containing:
- the LOC125215001 gene encoding probable glucan 1,3-beta-glucosidase A codes for the protein MNIKLLFIFSITCLCMLSSSNGRTGRNDGLPVRAVNLGGWLVTEGWIKPSLFDGIPNKDLLDGSGVQLKSVTVGKYLCAETGGGTIIVANRSSASGWETFSLWRINATTFNLRVFNKQFVGLDSHGNGVDIVAVANAPSQIQTFHIDRNPNDLKRVRIRASNGFYLQVKSEELVSADYEGNDGWGDDNPSVFILSISRGLQGEYQITNGYGPLLAPPVMKEHWSTYIVEDDFKFIKENGLNAVRIPVGWWIASDPNPPKPYVGGSLQALDHAFSWAEKYGIKVIIDLHAAPGSQNGWEHSASRDGSQEWGQTDENIQQTVDVIDFLTARYAKSPSLFAVELLNEPLSPGVSLDRLTKYYRAGLEAVRRHSQTAYVILSNRLGPHEPLELLDFAKGFTKVAIDVHHYNLFSPIFDNLSVQQNIDYVNINRTEQLSHITVPNGPLIFVGEWTVAWQVEDASKEDYERYASAQLRVFGQQRFGWAYWTLKNVQDHWSLEWVIKNGIIKL
- the LOC125186432 gene encoding uncharacterized protein LOC125186432, translated to MVLWHPPDTPWVKLNTDGAFSSATLEAGEGGLVRGTDGGLLWAFCSPVDASSSFEAELMALIRGLEMAMEFSTHIWIEIDSAALVKLLSTGQPGSADFRHHMALIRRMTSQRQVRFSHIYREGNRAADFLAGRGI